A stretch of Lactuca sativa cultivar Salinas chromosome 6, Lsat_Salinas_v11, whole genome shotgun sequence DNA encodes these proteins:
- the LOC111900413 gene encoding scarecrow-like protein 28, which translates to MLAGCSSSTFSNFPSMSTQRLDLPCNTNFPRKESTRSQPVIRPVGPISLDNNNNNNNTIEARTTNCSLKHTVVEKKNDIWDNRNKGLKRLYQDEQDESFRAKRKRGCSKVEEFGENEDNFWFSKQGFVLDHSATSLPWSFVNELADLGERGVSSGSHRQRVVNETSSGSGSGSRSSSPESHRSLDVGGTNGVGAPNPNQSLDLLAIGNTNHDEEVGFELISLLLACLEAIGVKNIAAINHFISKLGELASPRGDSSISRLAAYYTEALALRVSRIWPNIFQISIPREINQVEEENGTALRLLNQATPIPKFIHFTSNEILLRSFQGKDKVHVIDFDVKQGLQWPSFFQSLASMNNPPSHVRITGVGESKQDLIETGARLSGFAEALNLEFEFHPVVDRLEDVRLWMLHVKEGETVAVNCVLQLHKMLYDATGGALRDFFRLIRSTNPSVVVMAEQESEHNDAVLEKRVSNSLKYYSAIFDCIDSVFPLQSHSRIKIEESFGREIRNIIACEGLERFERHVGFDQWWRSMAELGGFRSVEISEREFLQSQMILKMYDHPFGPNSFKVEKQQQRRVSDGGATAGVTLSWSDQPLYTVSAWVPSDVAGSSSAFQQAAA; encoded by the coding sequence ATGTTGGCTGGGTGTTCTTCTTCTACATTTAGTAACTTCCCTTCAATGAGCACACAAAGATTGGATTTGCCATGCAATACTAACTTCCCTCGTAAAGAATCAACAAGATCGCAGCCAGTTATTAGACCTGTGGGCCCTATATCActcgacaacaacaacaacaacaacaacacaataGAAGCAAGAACAACCAACTGTTCACTTAAGCACACTGTGGTAGAAAAAAAGAACGATATCTGGGATAACAGAAACAAAGGGTTAAAAAGACTTTACCAAGATGAACAAGATGAATCTTTTCGAGCTAAGAGGAAAAGGGGTTGCAGTAAAGTCGAAGAATTTGGTGAAAATGAAGATAATTTTTGGTTCAGCAAACAGGGGTTCGTTCTTGATCATTCTGCTACTTCACTTCCATGGAGTTTTGTGAATGAATTAGCGGATTTAGGTGAAAGGGGAGTTTCTTCAGGAAGCCATAGACAGAGGGTTGTGAATGAAACGTCATCGGGGTCGGGATCGGGATCGAGGAGCAGTTCGCCGGAAAGTCATCGGAGTTTGGATGTAGGAGGTACGAACGGCGTAGGTGCACCAAACCCTAATCAAAGTTTGGATTTATTAGCGATTGGGAACACGAACCATGATGAAGAAGTTGGATTTGAGCTTATAAGTTTGCTTTTAGCTTGTTTGGAAGCAATCGGTGTTAAGAACATAGCTGCAATTAACCATTTCATTTCAAAATTAGGCGAATTAGCGTCTCCGAGAGGCGATTCTTCAATCTCCAGACTTGCTGCTTATTACACAGAAGCTTTAGCTTTAAGGGTTTCGAGAATTTGGCCGAATATTTTCCAGATTTCTATTCCTAGAGAGATTAATCAGGTCGAAGAAGAGAATGGGACAGCTTTACGTCTCTTGAATCAAGCAACCCCAATTCCTAAATTCATCCATTTCACGTCAAACGAGATTCTGCTAAGATCGTTTCAAGGGAAAGACAAAGTTCATGTTATAGATTTTGACGTAAAGCAAGGTCTTCAATGGCCGAGCTTTTTTCAGAGTTTAGCTTCCATGAACAACCCCCCGAGCCACGTCAGAATCACCGGCGTCGGAGAATCCAAACAGGATCTCATCGAGACGGGAGCTCGGCTTTCCGGATTCGCCGAGGCCTTAAACCTAGAATTTGAATTCCATCCGGTTGTTGATAGATTAGAAGATGTGAGACTGTGGATGCTTCATGTTAAAGAAGGCGAAACTGTAGCAGTAAATTGCGTCTTACAGCTTCACAAAATGCTGTACGACGCCACCGGCGGCGCTCTTAGAGACTTTTTCCGGCTAATTCGAAGCACAAACCCTAGCGTTGTGGTGATGGCGGAGCAAGAATCCGAGCATAACGACGCTGTTTTGGAAAAGAGAGTATCGAATTCATTGAAGTATTATTCTGCTATCTTTGACTGTATCGATTCTGTGTTTCCATTACAAAGTCATTCTCGGATCAAAATCGAAGAATCCTTCGGACGTGAAATCAGAAACATAATCGCGTGCGAAGGGCTTGAGAGATTCGAGAGGCACGTTGGGTTTGATCAGTGGTGGCGGTCGATGGCGGAGCTCGGCGGATTCAGAAGCGTGGAGATCAGCGAGAGGGAGTTTCTACAGAGCCAAATGATACTGAAAATGTATGATCATCCATTTGGTCCGAATTCCTTCAAAGTGGAGAAGCAGCAGCAGAGGCGGGTGTCTGATGGCGGTGCCACCGCCGGTGTTACTCTGAGCTGGTCTGATCAGCCTCTTTACACCGTGTCGGCGTGGGTCCCGTCGGATGTCGCCGGAAGTTCGTCGGCGTTTCAGCAAGCAGCAGCGTGA